A stretch of the Lolium perenne isolate Kyuss_39 chromosome 3, Kyuss_2.0, whole genome shotgun sequence genome encodes the following:
- the LOC127338711 gene encoding uncharacterized protein, giving the protein MSVPCSDQEFRPVKAKAASLPLGVTAERCWCGRLAKVKQVEDFSDWFGMKFFMCASYEHDPPRSSASSSTRPPSPPPLCKWFHWIDTEQPDWARQEVEEKHRRAWATFFEEERWEKVRANEKAERERQIQKLRAEQARNREVNQKRMDDEAARRFAEEEVRREAREAERKRLRERAAEAQAAEERGDKSGKWPRWTQGK; this is encoded by the exons atgagtgtgccgtgctctgaccaggagtttaggccggtgaaggcgaaggctgcaagtttgcccctgggtgtgactgcggagcggtgttggtgcggccgtcttgctaaggttaagcaggtggaggatttctccgactggttcggcatgaaatttttcatgtgtgcgagctatgagcatgatccaccccgtagttcagcttcgtcgtccaccaggccgccG TCTCCCCCGCCCCTATGcaaatggtttcactggatagacacggagcagccggattgggcgcgtcaggaggttgaggagaaacaccggcgtgcgtgggcaacgttctttgaggaggagcgttgggaaaaggttcgtgctaatgaaaaagcagagcgagagaggcagatacagaaacttagggcggaacaagctcgtaatcgcgaggtgaatcagaagaggatggatgatgaggctgcacgtaggtttgcagaggaagaggtgcgcagggaggctcgtgaagcagaaaggaagagactaagggaaagagctgctgaggcgcaagcggcagaagaacgcggcgacaagtctggaaaatggccacggtggacgcagggaaagtag
- the LOC127344594 gene encoding uncharacterized protein, translating into MDGAGNGRKKLKHRLAAILSVFSRRSGGRKRRDDAAAPPPLALPSYARVGAGGNGKKVGGQHDRRLSVSARRAVPLIRITIDCAGRRSVDAADPSLLAPLDAKNMETSEWEGRQCPPSSPFPVAPLPPLPKWTKDRAGTTTRRLSTHSSRSRLLMSSSSSDDEYDEQSSRNLFSSRSFSSDSSDFYNCPRNKTTTRARASVSGPPCRAPASSARRGASQSCRYSFELPRGSTASDGGFAVVKRSADPYEDFRRSMEEMIAGWPEGGHGIQGEEQDAEGLLETYLVLNSPRHYPAILAAFADVRETLCP; encoded by the coding sequence ATGGACGGCGCCGGCAACGGccgcaagaagctcaagcaccgcCTGGCGGCCATCCTCTCCGTCTTCTCCCGCCGCTCGGGCGGCAGGAAGCGCCGCGACGAtgcggccgcgccgccgccgctggcATTGCCCTCCTACGCACGCGTAGGAGCGGGAGGCAACGGCAAGAAGGTCGGCGGGCAGCACGACCGCCGCCTCTCCGTCTCGGCGCGGCGCGCCGTCCCGCTGATCCGCATCACCATCGACTGCGCCGGCCGCCGCTCCGTCGACGCCGCCGACCCGTCCCTCCTCGCGCCGCTCGACGCCAAGAACATGGAGACCAGCGAGTGGGAGGGCCGCCAGTGCCCGCCCTCCTCCCCCTTCCCCGTCGCGCCCCTGCCACCGCTGCCAAAGTGGACCAAGGACCGGGCCGGCACCACCACCCGCCGCCTCTCCACGCACTCCTCCCGCAGCAGGCTCCTGATGAGCAGCTCCTCATCCGACGACGAGTACGACGAGCAATCCTCGCGGAACCTCTTCTCCTCCCGGAGCTTCTCCTCCGACTCCTCCGACTTCTACAACTGCCCGCGCAACAAGACCACCACCAGAGCGCGCGCCTCCGTGTCCGGCCCGCCGTGCCGCGCGCCTGCCTCCAGCGCGCGCCGTGGAGCGTCGCAGAGCTGCCGCTACAGCTTCGAGCTGCCCCGCGGGTCCACGGCGTCCGACGGCGGGTTCGCGGTCGTCAAGCGCTCCGCGGACCCGTACGAGGACTTCCGCAGGTCCATGGAGGAGATGATCGCCGGGTGGCCCGAGGGCGGACACGGCATCCAGGGCGAGGAGCAGGACGCGGAGGGGCTCCTGGAGACGTACCTCGTGCTCAACTCGCCGCGGCACTACCCGGCCATCCTCGCCGCCTTCGCCGACGTGCGGGAGACGCTCTGCCCGTGA